From Anopheles arabiensis isolate DONGOLA chromosome 3, AaraD3, whole genome shotgun sequence, a single genomic window includes:
- the LOC120904953 gene encoding dihydrofolate reductase, with protein MSKKFSCIVAVCENRGIGINGDLPWKLKQELKYFSHTTKKVNDADKRNAVIMGRKTYFGVPESKRPLPERLNIVLTRNAAAYTFPPDVLVCGSLQEALHKLDSTDHGEHIENIWVVGGNSVYKEAMESDRCHRIYLTEIKKQFDCDAFFPEIPNSFMVIDNDPDTPSGVQEENGIQYVYKIYENKQQ; from the exons ATGTCAAAAAAGTTTAGCTGcattgttgctgtttgtgaaaatcgtggTATTGGCATTAACGGAGATTTACCATGGAAACTAAA GCAGGaactaaaatatttttcacataCTACGAAGAAAGTTAATGATGCTGACAAAAGAAATGCGGTTATCATGGGAAGAAAAACGTACTTCGGGGTCCCAGAAAGCAAACGTCCATTGCCGGAGCGTCTAAATATTGTGTTGACGCGAAATGCGGCTGCCTATACTTTTCCGCCGGATGTGTTGGTTTGTGGCAGCCTGCAGGAAGCATTGCACAAGCTGGATTCAACTGACCATGGGGAACACATAGAGAACATTTGGGTTGTCGGAGGTAACAGCGTATATAAGGAAGCCATGGAATCCGATCGTTGTCATCGAATCTATTTGACGGAAATCAAAAAGCAATTCGATTGTGATGCATTCTTCCCAGAAATACCCAATTCTTTTATGGTGATTGATAATGATCCAGACACTCCAAGTGGTGTGCAAGAAGAAAACGGAATACAGTATGTATACAAGATATATGAGAACAAACAGCAATAG
- the LOC120904949 gene encoding myotubularin-related protein 10-B — translation MPTMSEGRNKTKQNFTSYVNQVPDENFVNDDYKPKLLSGELEAARANNVCMYITSYLKDGKVCGEKMGILLITNFRLSFVSLDMDDDQLSFQSNRFLGSSDVSLSNIDRIYQYVDKKKRIISPQVKNSSKIDKIRIVCKNFKTFTFGFQLSEIGKGKYIADALVKFAFPARHNLLFLYRFKEKYYSSPMSEAVKMYNKKSDWFQELERCNATGGWRVYSKDCRVSSSSLPMHFVVPKHLSDVDYDNISKSFRNNRSAIWVWGLKDASLVRLAELNPDITNTTVENILLEHVRRCDPQKRQPRLLELYKILPSIQDVNLSYMKLRDLCTPDNDQQFMVQDGRFYSLLEKSYWLLYVSLCLKHSDIAAKLLREGQTVVLQEINGRDMSCVISSLVQLLLDSSFRTMRGFQNLIQKEWIILGHPFSDRLGHVSTVKSTERSPLFLLFLDCTWQLLQQFPDAFEFSDVFLTTLWDSLFIPIFDTFQFNSETERYQALHAEHVVLRPVWDWEKQFESKDLALFINPLYQTKTAHAALTVPSASSSSSSPQNPIQNSLFNARRAEDSNGQAIVNVVGKLQLSQNDEQFLEPQCCLRDIELWQQCYFRWMPHLEIKYGGMAQCDLFNRILLNNICKLRQNLDQSVLSEIANDHMDVLEQILSAMVIQTRDPDAATDASLAISSFFPFSSIVPTAQAVCSDLLIASNDINFSHDSMYETSSLND, via the exons ATGCCAACAATGTCCGAGGGTCGTAATAAGACGAAACAGAACTTTACTAGCTACGTAAACCAG GTTCCAGACGAAAACTTCGTAAACGATGACTATAAACCAAAGCTACTATCAG GTGAACTAGAGGCTGCTCGGGCGAATAATGTATGCATGTACATTACATCCTACCTAAAGGATGGCAAAGTGTGCGGCGAGAAAATGGGAATCTTGCTGATCACTAACTTCCGGCTATCGTTTGTTTCGCTGGACATGGATGACGATCAG CTTTCTTTCCAGAGTAATCGATTTCTGGGTTCGTCAGACGTGTCACTCTCTAATATCGACAGAATTTACCAATACgttgataaaaagaaaagaattatTAGTCCGCAGGTGAAAAACAGCagtaaaattgataaaatacgTATTGTGTGCAAG AATTTTAAAACCTTCACGTTTGGGTTTCAACTGTCGGAAATCGGTAAAGGGAAGTATATCGCTGATGCGCTAGTAAAGTTTGCCTTTCCAGCGCGACATAATCTACTATTTCTGTACAGATTCAA GGAGAAATATTACAGTAGCCCAATGAGTGAAGCCGTGAAGATGTACAACAAGAAGTCAGATTGGTTCCAAGAGCTGGAACGTTGCAATGCAACCGGAGGTTGGCGTGTATATTCTAAAGACTGCCGTGTTTCCAGTAGTTCCCTGCCGATGCATTTCGTTGTTCCTAAACATTTGAGCGACGTCGACTATGATAACATATCAAAAAGCTTCCGAAATAATCGTTCTGCTATTTGG GTTTGGGGTCTTAAGGATGCTTCGCTGGTTCGATTAGCTGAGCTGAATCCAGACATTACCAACACAACAGTGGAAAACATTTTGCTGGAACACGTGCGCCGTTGCGATCCGCAAAAACGACAGCCTAGGCTTTTGGAGTTATACAAAATTTTACCCAGTATTCAAGATGTCAATTTGAGTTACATGAAACTGCGAGATCTGTGCACTCCCGATAACGATCAACAATTTATG GTGCAGGATGGAAGATTCTATTCCCTTCTGGAAAAAAGCTACTGGCTACTCTACGTCTCGCTGTGTTTGAAGCATTCGGATATTGCTGCGAAGTTGCTACGCGAAGGTCAAACTGTGGTGCTCCAAGAAATCAATGGTCGTGATATGAGCTGTGTGATATCGAGCTTGGTGCAATTGTTATTGGATAGCAGTTTTCGTACGATGCGAGGCTTTCAAAACCTTATTCAAAAAGAGTGGATAATCCTAGGACATCCATTCAGCGACCGGTTGGGACACGTGTCTACTGTAAAAAGTACCGAACGCAGTCCGCTGTTTCTTCTATTCCTTGACTGCACATGGCAGCTTTTGCAACAGTTTCCCGATGCATTTGAGTTTTCGGATGTGTTTTTAACGACGTTGTGGGATTCATTGTTTATTCCAATTTTTGACacgtttcaattcaattccgAAACCGAACGATACCAAGCACTGCATGCAGAGCATGTTGTGCTGCGACCGGTATGGGATTGGGAAAAGCAATTTGAAAGTAAAgatcttgcactttttataAATCCACtgtaccaaacaaaaacagcgcATGCGGCGCTAACAGTACCGAGCGCTAGTAGTAGTTCTTCAAGTCCGCAAAATCCTATCCAGAATTCTTTGTTTAATGCGCGACGTGCGGAAGATTCGAACGGGCAAGCTATAGTAAACGTAGTTGGCAAATTACAACTGTCACAG AATGACGAACAGTTCCTGGAACCGCAATGCTGCCTGCGAGACATTGAATTGTGGCAGCAGTGTTATTTTCGCTGGATGCCGCATCTCGAGATCAAATACGGTGGTATGGCGCAGTGCGATCTATTTAACCGAATACTGTTGAACAATATATGTAAACTTCGTCAAAATCTTGACCAATCGGTACTTTCCGAGATAGCGAACGACCATATGGATGTACTGGAGCAAATACTATCAGCAATGGTAATACAAACCCGTGATCCTGATGCCGCAACTGATGCTTCGCTGGCCATCAgttcattttttccattttctagTATAGTACCAACAGCGCAGGCAGTATGCTCAGATTTGTTGATTGCGAGCAACGATATAAATTTCTCGCATGATTCGATGTATGAAACCTCTTCGTTAAACGATTGA
- the LOC120904951 gene encoding pyruvate dehydrogenase (acetyl-transferring) kinase, mitochondrial isoform X1: protein MKLFPVRLSNINKMLDFYSQFNPSPLSIKQFIDFGLNACPRKSFVFLRKELPVRLANIMKEITLLPESLLRMPSVGLVSAWYVKSFEEVLAFEKTDPTENNLEKFCKSLTQIRDRHSDVVQTMAQGILELKESRDGAIEPSTELSIQYFLDRLYMSRISIRMLINQHTILFGDIPQTGRHIGSIDPLCDPHMVVRDAYENARFLCDQYYLASPELEVIEHNEIDKGNPIKIVYVPSHLYHMLFELFKNSMRAVMEHHGTENDVPPIKVTIVKGKEDICVKMSDQGGGIPRSQVDQLFKYMYSTAPQPPKSKTDLPLVPLAGYGYGLPISRLYARYFHGDLVLFSCEGYGSDAIIYLKAFSDEANELLPIFNKTSTRFYKATVPTGDWSNQNSDMNSKQMNAQTRRAGSLGTNSS from the exons ATGAAGCTGTTTCCCGTGCGGCTGTCCAACATCAATAAGATGTTGGATTTTTACTCCCAATTTAATCCATCACCCCTGAGCATTAAGCAATTTATCGACTTCG GGCTTAATGCATGTCCTCGAAAgtcgtttgttttccttcgcaAAGAGCTGCCCGTACGGTTGGCGAATATAATGAAAGAGATCACCTTGCTGCCAGAAAGTTTATTACGAATGCCCTCAGTCGGTCTGGTCAGCGCCTGGTATGTGAAAAGCTTCGAGGAAGTGCTGGCATTCGAAAAAACGGATCCTACCGAAAACAATCTAGAGAA ATTCTGCAAATCGCTCACCCAGATTCGTGACCGCCACTCCGATGTTGTGCAAACAATGGCTCAAGGGATACTGGAATTGAAGGAAAGCCGAGATGGAGCGATTGAGCCATCCACTGAGCTCTCGATTCAGTACTTTCTGGATCGTTTGTACATGTCCCGTATCAGTATAAGAATGCTCATCAATCAACACA CTATACTGTTTGGTGATATACCACAGACAGGACGCCATATCGGTAGCATAGATCCTCTATGTGATCCGCACATGGTCGTACGGGATGCTTACGAAAATGCACGTTTTCTATGTGATCAATATTATCTTGCAAGTCCAGAACTCGAAGTAATAGAGCATAATG AGATTGATAAGGGAAACCCCATAAAAATTGTGTATGTACCATCGCATCTGTATCACATGCTGTTTGAGCTATTCAAGAACTCAATGCGTGCTGTAATGGAGCATCACGGAACAGAAAATGATGTGCCTCCGATCAAGGTTACTATCGTAAAGGGTAAAGAGGATATATGTGTTAAGATGTCCGATCAAGGGGGCGGTATTCCACGATCGCAAGTGGATCAACTTTTCAAGTACATGTACAGTACTGCACCTCAACCGCCGAAATCTAAAACAGATTTGCCGTTAGTTCCATTGGCTG GATATGGATACGGGTTGCCCATTTCCAGACTGTATGCTAGATACTTTCATGGTGATCTGGTCCTGTTCTCCTGTGAAGGTTACGGTTCCGATGCAATAATTTATCTCAAG GCATTTTCAGATGAAGCAAACGAATTGTTACCAATATTCAATAAAACTAGCACCAGATTTTATAAAGCAACCGTACCAACTGGTGATTGGTCCAATCAG AATTCTGATATGAACTCGAAACAAATGAACGCTCAAACGAGACGAGCAGGCTCTCTGGGCACGAACTCATCATGA
- the LOC120904954 gene encoding succinate dehydrogenase assembly factor 3, mitochondrial: protein MNHVQKVRVLYKTILRMHRGLPVALQELGNNYVKEEFKRHKNCSPMESQKFMSEWAGYAINLAEQLGLRGKPGPIGMIGEDLTENQLNHFRDEQIAQLYELLQEAKR, encoded by the exons ATGAACCACGTACAGAAAGTGAGAGTTTTGTACAAAACTATTCTTCGTATGCACCGTG GACTGCCGGTGGCGTTGCAGGAGCTCGGTAATAACTACGTGAAAGAAGAGTTTAAACGCCACAAAAATTGTTCTCCTATGGAAAGCCAGAAATTTATGAGCGAATGGGCA GGATATGCGATAAATCTTGCTGAGCAACTGGGTTTGCGAGGGAAACCCGGACCGATTGGAATGATAGGAGAAGATTTGActgaaaatcaattaaaccATTTTCGAGATGAACAGATAGCTCAGCTGTATGAGCTACTGCAGGAAGccaaacgataa
- the LOC120904951 gene encoding pyruvate dehydrogenase (acetyl-transferring) kinase, mitochondrial isoform X2, whose product MKLFPVRLSNINKMLDFYSQFNPSPLSIKQFIDFGLNACPRKSFVFLRKELPVRLANIMKEITLLPESLLRMPSVGLVSAWYVKSFEEVLAFEKTDPTENNLEKFCKSLTQIRDRHSDVVQTMAQGILELKESRDGAIEPSTELSIQYFLDRLYMSRISIRMLINQHTILFGDIPQTGRHIGSIDPLCDPHMVVRDAYENARFLCDQYYLASPELEVIEHNEIDKGNPIKIVYVPSHLYHMLFELFKNSMRAVMEHHGTENDVPPIKVTIVKGKEDICVKMSDQGGGIPRSQVDQLFKYMYSTAPQPPKSKTDLPLVPLAGYGYGLPISRLYARYFHGDLVLFSCEGYGSDAIIYLKAFSDEANELLPIFNKTSTRFYKATVPTGDWSNQGKNFTNRLL is encoded by the exons ATGAAGCTGTTTCCCGTGCGGCTGTCCAACATCAATAAGATGTTGGATTTTTACTCCCAATTTAATCCATCACCCCTGAGCATTAAGCAATTTATCGACTTCG GGCTTAATGCATGTCCTCGAAAgtcgtttgttttccttcgcaAAGAGCTGCCCGTACGGTTGGCGAATATAATGAAAGAGATCACCTTGCTGCCAGAAAGTTTATTACGAATGCCCTCAGTCGGTCTGGTCAGCGCCTGGTATGTGAAAAGCTTCGAGGAAGTGCTGGCATTCGAAAAAACGGATCCTACCGAAAACAATCTAGAGAA ATTCTGCAAATCGCTCACCCAGATTCGTGACCGCCACTCCGATGTTGTGCAAACAATGGCTCAAGGGATACTGGAATTGAAGGAAAGCCGAGATGGAGCGATTGAGCCATCCACTGAGCTCTCGATTCAGTACTTTCTGGATCGTTTGTACATGTCCCGTATCAGTATAAGAATGCTCATCAATCAACACA CTATACTGTTTGGTGATATACCACAGACAGGACGCCATATCGGTAGCATAGATCCTCTATGTGATCCGCACATGGTCGTACGGGATGCTTACGAAAATGCACGTTTTCTATGTGATCAATATTATCTTGCAAGTCCAGAACTCGAAGTAATAGAGCATAATG AGATTGATAAGGGAAACCCCATAAAAATTGTGTATGTACCATCGCATCTGTATCACATGCTGTTTGAGCTATTCAAGAACTCAATGCGTGCTGTAATGGAGCATCACGGAACAGAAAATGATGTGCCTCCGATCAAGGTTACTATCGTAAAGGGTAAAGAGGATATATGTGTTAAGATGTCCGATCAAGGGGGCGGTATTCCACGATCGCAAGTGGATCAACTTTTCAAGTACATGTACAGTACTGCACCTCAACCGCCGAAATCTAAAACAGATTTGCCGTTAGTTCCATTGGCTG GATATGGATACGGGTTGCCCATTTCCAGACTGTATGCTAGATACTTTCATGGTGATCTGGTCCTGTTCTCCTGTGAAGGTTACGGTTCCGATGCAATAATTTATCTCAAG GCATTTTCAGATGAAGCAAACGAATTGTTACCAATATTCAATAAAACTAGCACCAGATTTTATAAAGCAACCGTACCAACTGGTGATTGGTCCAATCAG GGCAAGAACTTTACCAACAGGTTGTTGTAG